The following coding sequences lie in one Deltaproteobacteria bacterium genomic window:
- a CDS encoding 2-oxoacid:acceptor oxidoreductase subunit alpha: MDTPVRSKDADGREILDSVVIRFAGDSGDGMQLAGMQFTQTTAVAGNDLATFPDFPAEIRAPAGTTFGVSGFQIHFASHDVLTPGDEPDVLVAMNPAALKVNLRDVPSGGLIILNTGAFTPQNLKKAGYEKNPLEDGTLDPYRKLEIDVSKLVVAAVEPFGLGTKEALRAKNVWTLGLLYWLFGRDRTPTIEWLKKKFAKRPDIAEANIAALNAGHVYGETAELPTGVAAYKIPKADLPRGHYRNITGNEALAWGLATAGRLAELPVFYGSYPITPASSVLHSLAGLKHYGVTTFQAEDEIAAICSAIGASYAGIIGATATSGPGMALKGEAMGLAIMTELPLVIFDVQRAGPSTGMPTKTEQSDLFQAVWGRNGDAPLVVLAPATPGECFYMAIEAVRLAIKYMTPVIVLSDGYIANGAEPWAIPSFADLPKIPVAFRTDPAGFHPYVRDPETLARNWAKPGTPGLEHRIGGIEKNFASGHISYDPENHQKMTKTRADKVLGVAKDLPLQKVEIGNERGKMVVVGWGSTYGSIHQAVRRARKDGLDVSHVHVRHLWPLPSNLADLLGGFERVLVPELNNGQLVRLLRAEYLIPADPMDKISGMPFRVAELEQEIRVKLAAPLVRNNRLS; this comes from the coding sequence ATGGACACCCCGGTTCGATCCAAAGACGCCGATGGCCGCGAGATCCTCGACTCCGTCGTGATCCGATTCGCGGGCGACTCGGGCGACGGCATGCAGCTCGCGGGCATGCAGTTCACGCAGACGACCGCCGTCGCCGGCAACGACCTCGCGACCTTCCCCGATTTCCCCGCCGAGATCCGCGCCCCCGCCGGCACCACCTTCGGTGTGTCGGGCTTCCAGATCCATTTCGCATCCCACGACGTGCTCACGCCCGGCGACGAGCCCGACGTGCTGGTCGCGATGAACCCCGCGGCGCTCAAGGTCAACCTGCGCGACGTGCCGAGCGGCGGGCTCATCATCCTGAACACCGGCGCGTTCACGCCGCAGAACCTCAAGAAGGCCGGCTACGAGAAGAATCCGCTCGAGGACGGCACGCTCGATCCGTACCGCAAGCTCGAGATCGACGTCTCGAAGCTGGTGGTGGCTGCGGTCGAGCCGTTCGGCCTCGGCACGAAGGAGGCGCTGCGCGCCAAGAACGTGTGGACGCTCGGCCTGCTCTACTGGCTGTTCGGTCGTGATCGCACGCCGACCATCGAGTGGTTGAAGAAGAAGTTCGCCAAGCGTCCCGACATCGCCGAGGCCAACATCGCGGCGCTCAACGCCGGCCACGTCTACGGCGAGACCGCCGAGCTGCCAACCGGCGTCGCCGCCTACAAGATCCCCAAGGCCGACCTGCCGCGCGGCCACTACCGCAACATCACCGGCAACGAGGCGCTCGCGTGGGGCCTCGCCACCGCCGGCCGCCTGGCCGAGCTGCCGGTGTTCTACGGCTCGTACCCGATCACGCCGGCGTCGAGCGTGCTGCACTCGCTGGCGGGTCTCAAGCACTACGGCGTGACGACCTTCCAGGCCGAGGACGAGATCGCTGCGATCTGCTCGGCGATCGGTGCATCGTACGCGGGCATCATCGGTGCGACCGCGACCTCGGGCCCAGGCATGGCGCTCAAGGGCGAGGCGATGGGCCTGGCGATCATGACCGAGCTGCCGCTCGTGATCTTCGACGTGCAGCGCGCCGGGCCCTCGACCGGCATGCCCACGAAGACCGAGCAGAGCGACCTGTTCCAGGCGGTGTGGGGTCGCAACGGCGACGCGCCGTTGGTCGTGCTCGCACCGGCGACGCCGGGCGAGTGCTTCTACATGGCGATCGAGGCCGTGCGGCTGGCGATCAAGTACATGACGCCGGTCATCGTGCTGTCCGACGGCTACATCGCCAACGGCGCGGAGCCATGGGCCATCCCGAGCTTCGCGGACCTGCCCAAGATCCCGGTCGCGTTCCGCACCGACCCGGCGGGCTTCCACCCCTACGTGCGTGATCCCGAGACGCTCGCGCGCAACTGGGCCAAGCCCGGCACGCCCGGGCTCGAGCACCGCATCGGCGGCATCGAGAAGAACTTCGCCTCGGGCCACATCAGCTACGACCCCGAGAACCATCAGAAGATGACCAAGACGCGCGCCGACAAGGTGCTCGGCGTGGCCAAGGACCTGCCGCTGCAGAAGGTCGAGATCGGCAACGAGCGCGGCAAGATGGTGGTGGTCGGCTGGGGCTCGACCTACGGCTCGATCCACCAGGCCGTACGTCGTGCCCGCAAAGACGGCCTCGACGTGTCGCACGTGCACGTGCGCCACCTGTGGCCGCTGCCGAGCAACCTCGCCGATCTGCTCGGCGGCTTCGAGCGCGTGCTCGTGCCCGAGCTCAACAACGGCCAGCTCGTGCGTCTGCTGCGGGCCGAGTACCTCATCCCCGCCGACCCGATGGACAAGATCTCCGGCATGCCCTTCCGCGTGGCAGAGCTCGAGCAGGAGATCCGCGTCAAGCTTGCTGCGCCCCTGGTCCGCAACAACCGCCTCAGCTAG
- a CDS encoding tetratricopeptide repeat protein, whose translation MAKGKTTDVDALVDQALRAVDDDELDTAESILDDCKGSVGENHPRVLHLAGMLAWAQGDLERANGFLMQAADGAPDRADIQLDCAECLFTGEELDEAEAQVRAALALPSLTKPQGDDARLLLAQIRLAGDDPDEALEVLAEIDPQLHGHPAFLSTRGSANMHAGKLDEAIADLGAAVELDPEDADLHYQLAIVLGTAGKHDEATAQMQKVRELDAAEDGPSEEPSFAEAQELRSRLEDVFEQLPDPLLKLVAHAPITVQTRASEEQVAAGVDPRNVIAFLGTRKRGNDDAELTGIVVMRDLLPAEDEADEEGDDAVETELFYGLMDELQSFFDRNDLVMAEA comes from the coding sequence ATGGCCAAGGGAAAGACCACCGACGTCGACGCACTCGTGGATCAGGCACTACGTGCAGTCGACGACGACGAGCTCGATACCGCCGAGAGCATCCTCGACGACTGCAAGGGCAGCGTCGGTGAGAACCACCCGCGGGTGCTCCACCTCGCCGGCATGCTCGCGTGGGCACAGGGCGACCTCGAGCGCGCCAACGGCTTCCTCATGCAGGCCGCCGACGGCGCCCCCGATCGCGCCGACATCCAGCTCGACTGCGCCGAGTGCCTCTTCACCGGCGAGGAGCTCGACGAGGCCGAGGCCCAGGTCCGCGCCGCGCTCGCGCTGCCCAGCCTGACCAAGCCGCAGGGCGACGACGCGCGCCTGTTGCTGGCGCAGATCCGGCTCGCGGGCGACGACCCCGACGAGGCACTCGAGGTGCTCGCCGAGATCGATCCGCAGCTGCACGGACACCCCGCGTTCCTCAGCACCCGCGGCTCGGCGAACATGCACGCCGGCAAGCTCGACGAGGCGATCGCGGATCTCGGCGCGGCCGTCGAGCTCGACCCGGAGGATGCCGACCTCCACTACCAGCTCGCGATCGTGCTCGGCACCGCCGGCAAGCACGACGAAGCCACCGCGCAGATGCAGAAGGTCCGCGAGCTCGACGCGGCCGAAGACGGCCCCAGCGAGGAGCCCAGCTTCGCCGAGGCGCAGGAGCTGCGCTCGCGACTCGAAGACGTGTTCGAGCAGCTGCCCGACCCGCTGCTCAAGCTCGTCGCGCACGCGCCCATCACCGTGCAGACCCGCGCCAGCGAGGAGCAGGTCGCGGCCGGCGTCGATCCCCGCAACGTCATCGCCTTCCTCGGCACGCGCAAGCGCGGCAACGACGACGCCGAGCTCACCGGCATCGTCGTGATGCGCGACCTCCTGCCGGCCGAGGACGAGGCCGACGAAGAGGGCGACGATGCCGTCGAGACCGAGCTGTTCTACGGCCTCATGGACGAGCTGCAGAGCTTCTTCGATCGCAACGACCTGGTGATGGCGGAGGCCTAG